DNA sequence from the Neisseria mucosa genome:
TTGGTAGAGCGTCTGCCTTACAAGCAGAATGTCGGCGGTTCGACTCCGTCATCACCCACCACTTTCCTTTTCATTGTCTTTGACAGTGGATGCGCGGTGGTAGCTCAGTTGGTTAGAGTACCGGCCTGTCACGCCGGGGGTCGCGGGTTCGAGCCCCGTCCGCCGCGCCATCAAGTTAAAAATAAAAAATACTGGTTTTTACCGGTATTTTTTTCGTCTGTACCCTATGCCTTTTCGTAAAGAGCCTGATTATTTAGACAAGAGAAGCCGGAAATAAACTTAAAACATACGTCTTCAATACCAAAGATAAAACCATCCATCTCAAGCTGATTCACACCAAACGCTTATTCATCCAATCCCTGAATCATCCTTCAAAATAGACATAAATACTTGCCCCTCTTACACAAAGGCCGTCTGAAACGTCAATACATTTTCAGACGGCCTTTTTTAGCTTATCAAGCCTGATACCTCATCACGCAGGAAACTTTAGCATCAATCCAATGATCCCCGCCCGGCTGAACGATTTTAGACACCAGCTTATCCAAGTCGCGTAGATAATCGGTTGATTTCTGGCTATTGATAATGACGACAACCAACAACGGTTTTTCGCCCAACCAATACCCAGCCAGTGCGCGGACATCTTTGAGCGTACCGGTTTTGAGGCGCAGGTTTTCACCGGGCTGTTTCAAGCGTGTTTTAAGCGTACCGTCTTTACCGGCAATCGGCAGCGTACTGATAAACTCGTTTTTAAACGGGCTGAAGTAGGCTTTTTCCAACATTTGCGCCATCATTCGCGCATTGAGCCGTTCTACACGGGACAGGCCTGAGCCGTTTTCCAACACCAGCCCTTCCGTATTGATGCCGGCAACCGCCAACTCGCTTTTTACGATAGAGGCAGCCTTGGCCTGCGCCTGCTTGTAATCAGATATATGTCCGGCAAATTTAAGGAAAACCGAACGGGCAATCAGATTATTGGAATGCTTGTTCATATCGGTGAGGATATCGGCAAGCGGTTTGGATAGATGGCTCGCCAACACATGCGCGTCATGAGGCGCGACACCTGTCGTCAGGCCGTCTGAAACCGTACCGTCTTGTTGGCGCCATTGGTTGACAAAACTTTTGCCAACAAATTCTTTCATGCTGTACATATTCAGATACAGCTCTTTACCCAAACAACTTTCCGGCAGCTTGCCCGATACGGTCAGCGTATTGTTTTTATAGGAAGTCTTCATGTGGTTTTTTAAAACGCTGCACTTCCCTTCCTTATCTTCAAGCGTCAATTTGTTTTGAATGTTCAGATTCGGCAGCGGCGGATTGGTACGGATGACCAAGCGTCCGTCTTCTTCTTTTTCAGCGCTAAGTTCAACGGTTTTATACGCCAACATATTGGGGTCGGGCGGCGTCATAAAGCTTTCGGCAGAATCGGAAGCAAAATCATCCGGATTCTTCACATCGCCCCAGAGGCTGCGGTCGAGTATCAGATGTCCGTCAATATGGCGTATGCCCTTATCGCGCATCTGTTGCTGCATTTGCACCAAATCATGCTGGTCAAACACAGGATCACCGCTCCCTACCCAATAAACATTGCCTTTCAGCGTATCGCCTTTGATTGCGCCGTTGGTTTTAAACTCGGTTTTCCAACGATAATCGCCGCCCAACATACGAAACGCGGTAAACGCCGTTACCAGCTTCATGGTTGAAGCAGGATTGCGCAACTCATCGGCACGGTGTTCCACAATCACTTTGCCGCTGTCCAGTTCCTGCACATAAACGGAAATCTCATTTTCAGGAATACGGCCGAAATCCAAAGCCCATGACGGACACGCCGCCACCATCAGGCTGATTAATAAAATATTTTTTAACTTCATTGTGTTACGAAAAATTGATACATCTGTACGAGGTACTGAGGCCGTCTGAACATTTCAGACGGCCTGTTATTTATTTCTGATGCGCTTTCAAACGCAAAGCAAACATAACGACAACGACACCGACAACCAAAGCGCAACCCATCGCCAAATGGATACCGTCCAGCATTGCCTGTTGCGGCATATCTGCACTGGAAAGTTTCTCGCCGATATTGGTTGCACCGACGAAAAACGCCGCGCCGATGGCACCGGCAATCGGATTGATGGTGGTCAGAATCGCCGCGCCGTGCGGATTGAGCGTTTTCGGTAATGAATTCAGACCATGGGTTTCACCAGTTACGCAAGCAGACACGGATACCGCCAACAGCGTAAACATTGCCGTCAGCATCATCACTTGCGTGTCAATCCGTAAAAACAGCCACAATACCGCCAACGACACCACCAGCATCACGGTTGCCGGC
Encoded proteins:
- the dacB gene encoding D-alanyl-D-alanine carboxypeptidase/D-alanyl-D-alanine endopeptidase, with the translated sequence MKLKNILLISLMVAACPSWALDFGRIPENEISVYVQELDSGKVIVEHRADELRNPASTMKLVTAFTAFRMLGGDYRWKTEFKTNGAIKGDTLKGNVYWVGSGDPVFDQHDLVQMQQQMRDKGIRHIDGHLILDRSLWGDVKNPDDFASDSAESFMTPPDPNMLAYKTVELSAEKEEDGRLVIRTNPPLPNLNIQNKLTLEDKEGKCSVLKNHMKTSYKNNTLTVSGKLPESCLGKELYLNMYSMKEFVGKSFVNQWRQQDGTVSDGLTTGVAPHDAHVLASHLSKPLADILTDMNKHSNNLIARSVFLKFAGHISDYKQAQAKAASIVKSELAVAGINTEGLVLENGSGLSRVERLNARMMAQMLEKAYFSPFKNEFISTLPIAGKDGTLKTRLKQPGENLRLKTGTLKDVRALAGYWLGEKPLLVVVIINSQKSTDYLRDLDKLVSKIVQPGGDHWIDAKVSCVMRYQA